Part of the Cydia fagiglandana chromosome 2, ilCydFagi1.1, whole genome shotgun sequence genome, tcaaatggtcactaaaataatacctaattttcatttttaagtaTATCACAACTTAACCTTGCTCCTAGTTGTAATCATAGCATATTTAACTAGGATCTACTTGCACGTCAACATACTGCACATACTTCAGGTTTACATCCTCAGTCTCAGGATTCGAATGGATGGAGCCCGGCAATGAATGCTCAATGTTCTGAGCAAACTCTCCCATACACAACTTAAAGcaaattgtatttatttcatgCTGCGCTATAGATATTTCCTTATTAGATCGTCCACTTTCCCTTAACTTATAAGCGATGTATTCTCCGTAAATATCAAACTCATCTCGAGAACAAATTTTCTCGGCTAAAGTCCTCATGCACTTAAATGCCTCTGTAGCTGTAGCTGCACCAGTTTCATTGTTTTTCCTTTTGATGGATGTGAATGTTATTGGATTGGACGGTTTAGGTGCCTCGGTTTCAGTCTCTAAAACTTCATACTCTTCATATTCTGTGTTTTCATCCCCATATTCCAACGATGTGTcctaaaattgtatttattatgaATTAATGAATTTCATTTACAATGTGtcataataaataggtattatgaACAGACTTATTGAAGATGTTTATTAATGTCATTTttgttaacatatttttttttgttaactggtacttaaggaaaaaaaaagcaaaaaattaaGCAGCAACAAAGAAAAAAGTCAGTATTAAGTACCTGTTTAGATTGCGAATCCTCCAAATCCTGTTCAATAATAAATTTATCTTGACTCGGCTTCACACAGTTATTAAGCAAAAATAACAGGGGTTCATATCCGAACCAATGTATTTGCTTAGGAGACAAGCCTTCCTCCTGTTTCTCGAGCCGCCTGTGTTCCCTGCGAAACTGATTCTTCAACGCATGAAATTTTTGTTCAATCTCTTTCCCATTAATGCCGTATTTGGCACCTAAAGCTTTGTAAGCGGCAACTCTTTTCGTTCGGCTTTTGTAGTCTTCACAGTTTATATTCCACAGACATGGATTGAGGCGAATGTCTTTAATAAGTGCAAGCGTACTTTTCTGAGTCCACATGTTGACGAAGACGTAAAAGCACAAACTTGGGAAGTTGAATATTAAAATGCCTCAGTAGAAATCGGTGAAGCTCTGAAACTGTCATCATGTTGTCATTGTCAAACGTCAAATCACAAGTCCCCGTAATGTCAAAACTGACAGCAGCTGCAGTTTAAGGCTTCTACAGACGTTGCAACATAGTTGCAACAAATAGCATGCGATTTTTAGTTTGGGAAAAAGCATAGACCAAGACATTAATTATGATTCCCTCTGTCTGTTTGAAACATAGACCTAGTAGTTGAGTGTGCTCTgagcataaaaaggtcaaccacggcgttgcatgaacaagagatttcttttggcaggattggtccttaggacccaaggcaggcgtgtctcactccgcgatttcgtcgctttgctacaggtagctagaagtgcatccgttcggccccaattttggggtttgccataagccgcgcgtggcgctgtcgccacctagcggccatatctgtgctgatcgtaacagacgtgttttgttagagagtgagtcttctgtacttagtactattatttattctgtgcccaaggatggatttaagaagtggagccactcAGATTTTTGATGCGGGTGGGGGGGTTTTAAGCGTCTGCAACCTCTGatgttaataattctttaagtttaggttctaagtcaagtttagtatcattttcaactaaatcaaagatgtagacatagattgcATCCAAATCGGTTCAGCCGTTATTAATtccccatacaatcctacaccttacctttcatttttaagggtTTTTTTGGactaaaaactatcctatgttcttccccgggactcaaactatctctataccaaatttcaactaaattggttcagcaatttaagcgtgaagaggaattacttaaaaaaaaagtattatttcatattttttgtgtttttacttcggaatggtgccGGAATGATATCATAAATGAATTCGACATCCCcgttttatacgaaaacgataccaaacttggcctagtaattaaaatcccaccaaaaacattctgtaaaaaactagccaagtctcgatggagctgcttgtttatctctaaaaagtaatgaaatctagacaaagtcgtgccaagtctaaggttccttactgcgatttctttattattattgttaatgttgtgtgacttggccgttgaagggtacacaagggtacaaaaccaggtgctccatgacaccattgcaccaatctgtcgccagaaccgctacccattgacgatggaaaattgccacttggaaaacgatgattcaataaccagtcaattgtaggcttgataaagctgcgtatttcaataatacttatgtatgggcgagcctgaaacaaacacttctttttggtgcaatggcagattggtgcaatggtgtcatggagcacctggttttgtacccttgtgtacccttcaacggccaagtcacacaacattaacaataataataaagaaatcgcagtaaggaaccttagacttggcacgactttgtctagatttcattactttttagagataaacaagcagctccatcgagacttggctagttttttacagaatgtttttggtgggatttcacttctttttgtagaaacgtgggcatattgatttattttattagattttcttatttaacacattttttttctttttaggagtagtttttttattattacaaatctttcttttctttttttccggttctgattcttgtacagtagcaacagtttttcgtattgcccattcattaaatctaataattaaataataatcagtaatccgtcactaatcatcatataatgacttggcaatcgcacataattcTTTACTCGtagtaccgtactcgtaaatatgtgtaatgctcaaactgcaattagcgctagcgttatgttcaattagaattatttttaataggtgacgatgatccttttgtcattatgcagccgtgcgatggccaagtcattatacgtattacaaattaaagatatcttattgatacggttttaacaccccctggcactgattaaaataaccgacttagtttcacattacatctcaaaacttttttgtagtaaaagcgttgcgagacttgcacctttttacatgtaatgtttttgatgggatctcatctctttttgtaggcagtccttcttttcgggtactcatacccatactatgtatacacatatcataactaaacatatcttcattcatactcacatcgtacatcgtagtgtacctttactttacctactatttgtaggaactgcaacagtaactttgtaatatcatatatttatatgggattacaaacttacttatgcagttcttagatctttaaaacgtgactaatattgcaa contains:
- the LOC134679648 gene encoding uncharacterized protein LOC134679648 produces the protein MWTQKSTLALIKDIRLNPCLWNINCEDYKSRTKRVAAYKALGAKYGINGKEIEQKFHALKNQFRREHRRLEKQEEGLSPKQIHWFGYEPLLFLLNNCVKPSQDKFIIEQDLEDSQSKQDTSLEYGDENTEYEEYEVLETETEAPKPSNPITFTSIKRKNNETGAATATEAFKCMRTLAEKICSRDEFDIYGEYIAYKLRESGRSNKEISIAQHEINTICFKLCMGEFAQNIEHSLPGSIHSNPETEDVNLKYVQYVDVQVDPS